Within Novosphingobium resinovorum, the genomic segment GAGCAGATACTCTTGCCGCTGGAGGCGGGGCTGGACGACATCCCGGCCCTGAACCTCGACCCGGAGCAGGCAAGGGCGGTCCGTCAGGGCCGCGTTCTCACCGGAATGCCCCATGAAGACGGGCTCTACTGCGCGTACGAGGGCACCGTCCCCGTCGCTTTGGTACAGCTTACGGACCGCGAGGTCCGCGTCGTTCGGGGGTTCAATCTATCCGATGTCGCGGAGTAAATGAAATGTCGGTTACCGCTGAAAAGAAGCAGGACATCATCACGGACAACGCTCGCGTCGCTGGCGACACGGGCAGCCCGGAAGTCCAGGTTGCGATCCTCACCGAGCGCATCAAGAACCTGACCGAGCACTTCAAGGCTCACCACAAGGAT encodes:
- the rpsO gene encoding 30S ribosomal protein S15, producing MSVTAEKKQDIITDNARVAGDTGSPEVQVAILTERIKNLTEHFKAHHKDNHSRRGLLAMVNKRRSLLDYLKKKDVARYNSLIQKLGLRK